aaaatttaCCAGATTTTGTTCCCTATCTTCTCTATTTCAACAAACTTTATGCAAGTTGCATGCAGAATATAACAAAACTTTGCTTGTGAACCAGGAATAAATGAGGCCACTACTTCTCAAGGCCATCCACCTCTGGTATCACTTTTCTGGAGATGGCTCTAGATTGGCAAGCAACTGGTAAAACAGAGCATTGGTGACTCTAAAGCAATGGGATTCTCAATTTGTAAGTTCACTCTCATTCCTCCCCAATCCtacgaaaaaaaataaaagttacagaATATCTAACAAAGTGTAAGATTATTGATCTCCTCATTTTCCCCAATTAGCAGCTAGCACCTATGACATTAACAAGTGACAGTAACTCCTTTCAATACCAAATAGCTATGCTGCAGCAATGTGAAATACTGTTACTTTATACACTGCCTATGCCAAAATTTCTAAATTTAGAATGGTGTAAGACATGCTTAAATTATTCTTAGAATGATCTTGTAAAGTCTTGTCTCAAGAGAGGGGATCAAACAAAGGAGGCAAATATATAACCGTTCCTCTACGACTCAAGTTCATGGTGCCTGTAAACACTAAATAGTGTCACAAATAGAATCAACATATCTGAGAGGATCAAAATGCAAGCAGCAGAACTGTTGAGTTTCTTTTACACGTAGTCtttgttttaagaaattttCACCCTGCTTGCATTGTTCTACAGTCAAGAATGAcatcaaagttattattttaatgtgtccTAATTGTTTCAAATGTCAGATGTAGTAAAACAGAATCTTCTGGAGGTGGtcctgttttgttattttagacCAGTAACACTGATGTGTGATGCATCGCAAGTATCAAAGAAAAACCAGCCAGCATGGACATACAGTTGTTCCGGTCTGACTTTAAGACATCTGCAAACTGGATTCATGGTCATTATCAGCCAAACtcgaaaagaatttaaaatattgatttgCTTGTGAAGATCTCAGTCCAGGAAGAAGTTCTGATTATCATAGCTGACTGGTGATCcctataaaaaaactaaaatgctgCAACATGTGCGTGAaggacatcaaggcatcgtCAACTGTGCATTTTTATCGACACAGAGCATATGGCAGCCAGGAGTTTCAAAACAGATTGAAGTgctcatttaattttttttctagttatgattttttttcaaaattgacTATCATCCTGAAACTAACTCAAACACCAGCCAACCCATGGAAGGGACTAGGCTGAGTTGAAAGGACCTGGTGGGGGACCTTTTTTAAAGCTGGATTGCACTAGCACACTTCATTAAGATAAAGCATATCTTTGCAAGTAATTGTTCTCACAGACAAGTTTGGCCAAAGTTCGccataaataaactttaaaaattcaacTGTTTCAGATTCACTCAACAGCAGCCCTCATCACCACCAAGTAGGGAAAGAAGGGCAATGCAGACTGTAAAGAACACTGCACTTTGAACTTCAGAGCAACACCTCTATGCCATGGATGGAATCCAGCAGAGCTGTTGATGAGAAAGTAGCTCCACCAACACAGGATGTTCCAGAAAAGGGAGATCTGGATCagtttcagaaaacaaacaccCGAAGCATCAGCAAAAGAAATATGACAGACAGCCAGGGATGTGAAACCTTAGATAAGAAAGTACTGTAGGTCAAGACCACACAAGATGAAGCAAACGTAAACACAACAAGATTATACACAGTACAAgcgaaagatgaaagaagaaataatttttgttgcagTAGCATGAAGCCAAGTAGTCCAGGTGTAATTCCCAGAGCAGAGGAAAAGCCATGAATGAGATACAGGACGATGATGACACAGATGCATTTCACATTAAATGCAAAGGAAATCAGAGGCACCTGTAGCTCACAGCCAGGCATGGTCCACAACAGATATGGCCAAAAAATTTAAGCTGCCAGATTAATGtactgaaaactgttttaaaaacaaaacagattattaaattgttgcatgttttcaaacattgttTTCCAAAGCTCAGTAAAGGGTATATAAAATCACTTTGGACGATTCCTCTATGATTAAAGCTTGTGTCTACAGTTTAAGATCTGTAGCATCTGCAGACACCATGAACTAAACGGTCCCTCCATTACCTTTCCCTGAACCCCCAatcagtgcacacacacacacaaaaaacacccATGGCACAACCAGAAACGTCCTTAACCTCTTGTTAGCACCATAAACATGCCACATGCACTGACCATAACATTAAACAGCTTGGAATGAAACAGGCTCATAAGTACAAAATCTTCTCCATAAAAGATAACTGTCGGGTACCTGCCACAAAATCTGCAGACAAGCACAGGTCTGTGTTTGAAGTGTACTGCACATACCAGTCCATGACTACTTAATGCCCCTTTTATAGTTTGTTGCACTAAAAACAAGTCTAGTGGGACATCAGTTAGTACCTGTTGCCAATACGGtgggactggctgtcctgggttcagatcttgtctcaggcatgctgttctctACATGTGGtgcctgtttacagggctggctccTTTTACTGTGACATAGCCTTAATTGCTGACTAGggataaaacaccaatttcccaaTCCCTTTGAAAGCTTTGCCCTGTAAGGAGTTtactttcgattttttttttttttgttcttgaaaaaggagaaactgacaaaaaaatctcttgGTAACTTTCACTGCGAACTACAAGGTGATCAAAGTATTCTTGATGGCATTTCACTACAGCTGCAGTGACACTGATATTAGTTTTCTGCTCTTTCTCTTGTCATGTCACAAACCACTACATATGACCAACCATTCTAATCATTACAATGAGATACAATAGAAGGAATACAACAGATCCCAAAAGCCAATCTTGGTTGTATCACACACACCCTCCTAACAATGGTGAAAGGCATGGATCATTGGTGGGAAAGGGAGTAGGATAACTGATGTGCAACAAGTACAACAACCACAGGCACCAAAACAAACCCTATGTTCAAGATTCTATTCTTGCAGATTAATAATAAACCATCTATGAATTTCACTTAACTTTGATTCACTACAGTAAAAAACCgacttcatattttaaataacttttccaAGGTCACACTTAAAGCAGACTCTTTATGGAGATGAGAGAATTAGCACTACAAAGATTGTTCCCCCTGTCtactaagaaagaaaatgttgcttGCTTTCATGAACTTTAACCAATGTTTCTTTGGTGAAAAGCATGTCTTTCTGAAGATCAAATGATTACTAATGCAATTCATGAAATTATTTAGGCAAAAAATCAAATATGGCATGCCataaagaagcaaaaagaaaatattaactcTGTCCATGGCATCACACAGAAATGTATACAAATGCTAAAACAACATGTGGCAATCTTCAATTATTGCTGAAGCTACGTCCTGCTCTTAAACTGGTAGAATGCCTTATACACAGCAATGAAAGTGAAATAGCCAAAATGGTGCATTTAAGTGCCACTTCCGACTCAGGTTACAGATTCTGTTGCACAGTCAATCCTTCAGTCAACATACTTCAAGTTGCAGAACTAGGCATAAACTTTTATGACAATTGGTGTGTATTAAGAAAATCAACAGCTACCAGATAGCTCTCTAcgtattttgtaaaatgaagtGCTAAATTAACGCAAACACATGACCCAAACAAGGATGGGTATTTGGAGGTGGGagagaagaaaactgaaataaaaagatcAAAAGGGAAAATTAATCTAAACTGGACTAATGCAGACATTAATTTCATAACGGATATCCTCCGATCAAAAGCCACTGTCAGTGCTGCTAGCTTCAATCATTTCATTCcttcataaaattttaaaactgatgCAAAGCTGAGATTGTGCAGGCACCAAATTATGCtgcaacaatataaaaatgttaaaactctTATCATTAGTATAAACTatgaacaattattttataaaaaaaattctctgtaAGCATTTTGGCTTATTCCACCATGCTGTCTTTAAAGAATAATTCTATAGTTTTCTGGTAAATCTGCTGATTAGCTGTTTATGCAAACCACAGACTCATTCTTTCTGCTTGAAAATATCTATAACACCatacatgaatgaaaaaaaaaagtaaaaaaagaagtttgatcTCTCTCAACCCCAGTCACCCCCTGCctcaaattttactttctttctttctctttctcacgcGCACACAAAGATTCATTTGAAGGAAGAACAAtccatatacatatacaccTAGGATCAGCAGAACTTCAGTTTTACAACTTCATCTAAGCAGCTAttcaaaaagtcttttttacTCTCCACTTTCTCATTTAAAGGAAAACACTGAAaaggataaatataaaaagaggcAGTTATATTCAGAGCCTGTTCTGCAAGGTTTAGTGGTATTATACAATATAAATACATCCATatcaagagataaaaagaaacctCTGTACAGTTTTGAACATGGAGGCATAAGTTTGTGtgccctccccctcccacccccaatcaaccaaccaaccaaccaaaaaagcaaaaacaaaaagtacatCAAAGTTTCTGAGAGGAGAAGTGTTGAGCAGGGAAGATACCTAAACCATTTCCTGCTGAGCTTTGGACATGATCATGCATGTAGGCACTACCTGCACACCTCTGGGTAGACcccaaaaaaaatgcatcacGACATTTTTAACTGGTCATCAATTTCCTTCACTGATGACAGTAGCTGCTCTCCGAAAGTTTCTCGTCATGGAGACCAGCAAAGCACGTTTGCCTGGCATATCCTCAGCAACCCAGTAAGCTTGCCTGACATGCTCTTAGCAATGCGCAACAAGCAGTTCACATGACTGCACACCTAGACAGAAAATCTACATGATGTCCAAAAGGGATTCCGAGGTGTGTGTATGCACTTTGACGAGCCGACTGCAACAGGAGATAATGATCTGCATTTGCTGTGACCCGTGCTGGCTGCATCAGTCACAACTGTCTTTGGTCCCAAGTcaaagcaacacaaaatttttctttttttatttattttttaacttgcttGGTCATGAAGTCAGCAGCAAGACAGTATATGGGATCACAGGAAGAATCAGGAGGGATGGGATATGCACTGAAATGACTGGCAGATCTAGGTGTCGTGAAGAATCTCCCACAGACAGTTGGCCAGGGCTGTGGATGACTCCACTGCACTCATGGTCACATAGCTCAGGTGTCTCTCCCAGCGCTTTATTAAGCTGCATATGCACAACATAGCAATAGTTAATGCAGTTGAACagcaagattaaaaaaaaagtaaataaataaaaattaggaAGGAATAAGACGATATGACATCTTCATCCTATATGCCCTGAATGCTGACAGATACTATttgcaacaaatgaaaattacCCAACCACATTAATGAACTGTTACATTTCTACCTGTACctaaatactttaaaaacaagcaaattttttaaaatccatttcttactaagatgaaaataatgataatgagtATAAACTGCTttccaaaaacaagaaaatattttaaatccatttcttacttagatgaaaatgatgataataatgagtATAAACTGCTTCCCCTCAGACATGAAAAGTAACTCAGATAATTCTATAAGCTTTTCAGTCATGCAGTTTCCCCAACTACTTAAACTTAAtaacattttgaacattttctgAGGATGTCTAAAACAAATAAGTTTGAATTATGTTTAAGTTCTGTTTAAACAATACATCTTGGGATTAAAAGACTTATCATTTTAGTAAATACATGCAAAAAAGAACAGGAAATTCCAAGGCTCAAATTTCAACCAAAATCTCTTAAAAATTTCAACAAGCAATAACAGCAATAACTCCTTTATAAAGATATGTTTGCACTGTTAAAAAACACGGAAAATAATCTTTTCacatacttttttaaagtaaatttatgtCAAACAGGGCAAGTGATGTCTCCAATAAGGTGAGAGAGGTCTCATTTTTAACTCCCTGGTAAGCAAAGATACAATGCTGCAATGTGATAAAAGGGAGCAAATTCACGCTCCATTCAGAGTAGTTTGCTCTCTGAATTATCTCCTTCTGACCACTTCTTAAGTATCCGATGCACTTTTTCTATTTGAAAGCAGCGGAAAAAATACTGCGACAGCTGACTGCCTGTTATTCACTTTGATTttgatttatcattaaaaaaattcaaagggGCTTTGAATGGAATAAGATATTGTACTAGTTActgtgggttttttggtttaTCCTCATTATTGCCCATCTATATTTTGATCTACTTTTTGTGTCAAACTCTGAAAACACTTTTATATCAGCATAATATGTGCCATACAaactgcattattattatattattgaaGCTTTAATGACTGAATATCTCACTATTTTTAGGAAAGCATTATTCCAGGtcttattttacatttcagaCTTTGTTTAAATGGTACAGTTTAATGATGTACTcgcacaaacgcacacacatgtatatatataaccacACATTGAATGtatatattgtttataataTAATGTCAAAATTAGACTTTATTATGCTTCAATAGTAGGCCTTTCAAGACAAACACTAACCTTCTCCCATGAGAGGAGTAGCGTGCAAGGTTCCTTAAAATGAGGGCTGAAGTAAAACGAATATGTTTGGTGACTGGACCTTCACCAGGTTCCTGTACCAAAAGCAAAGGAAGtcaaattttttattaataaaagtgaaaacttCAATTTTTCTGAAGATCAAAATTATGTTGTAGGCGTCTATAGCTATAAACCATTAGAGTTATAGTTTGTAATTCATCTTCAAGAAGAGTTAAAAATCTACAAAGCTTCTTTTCAAgagcataaaataaagaaataataaaagttttgcCATGAGACTTTAAGCATACCACAATAACTTACAGAGAACTCAGCAAATGGTGGTCGGATGTGGAAACGTTTTATAGCCTGGATGGCAGCGTCTGGTGGGTACACCAGAGCCGGGGCAGGAGCAGGATTTGCTGGACTCTGGGGGCTTACTCCTGCCTGGACTGCTTGGAATCTTCTCTGGCTGGCAGCTCGTAAAGCCATTTCAGCACAATGGTGATCCTGTCAAATGTAATGACATACCAGCCGACATTCCACAAAACAGATTACACTAATACAAATCACAATGATTTTATGAAATATCTCAAATGCTTGTAATCCATGACAGGCAAAATGTTATAGATGTATTATGATCAAAAAACAACTGTGCAAAGTAAGCCACCTGTACATGCGTGACCATTGACCATTTCTTCCTTTGAAGAGGTTCACAACCTTCCCACCGGCAGACACCATCCGCAGCAAAAGGGATGTGAATTTTCATGACATGGATGAAGACTTGGCGAGCATTGTCGAAACACCTGCACAGCCATTGGACTTGCATAACTACTATGTCCCCACAGTGAAAATGCAAACATGTACATCTAATTCTTTGTCTAACATTACTACACAATTCTAAAACTGTTATATTAAGAACCACATAAAtacctttttttcaatttatccAGTTAAATTTATCACAAGGTATTAGCTTTCCAAAACAAGTATCTTAATATTTTGCTATAAATTGTACCTAAAAATATGTTGAAgatgtattatatatttgtctttgtaaataattatacttACAGATTTAATATTCACTGCATAGCTTAGACAATCAACTAAAAACACAATTTCTGACAAATAGAGACTCTAAACAGTAAACCAATTCAAAATAGTAATTTCATAATAACCATTTTCTGATGTTCTACCACAAAAGATGCCTTGTTAACATTATGTTAAACTTAAAATAAGAAACCAGGAAATAATACAGAGCAACAAAAGGATTTCGTCTAAGATGTGCCCAGTGGTCTGGCATACAATTTCTttgaactgtttattttcatttacgtTCAACTATTTATTCAATGATTTCAACTGTGAATAATGGTAAAACGCAGCCCTCAACTACCAAACGCCACATTCTTTAAATGGGGAAGACCAAAGTGGGCCTAACAAAAATGCTTTGACATGTATATTAAGGCCAAATTCCATTACCACCAATCTGGTCTCCATCCTGCTTCtctctgatattttaaaaatgcatcattATTTAAAGGCTACCAGTAACTTAAGCAGTCATTTTCAAATTACTAGGTTCAGTCTCCACAAGATACTAATATGCgtgcctccccccccccaaaaaaaaagaataacccTGATCTGTTTGCAAGATACAACACCTTCAGCTCTTTAGTCATAGGCTCACAGTTTCTGTGATATCACTAAGCTTCTGTGAAAGTAAGGCTTGCTGTTGCAGCAACGCGTTATTTACATATGCTTCAAAGCTCAGTCTCCATGCTTCATAGGCATCATCAACTTAACAGGTTAACTACTCTTTACATatactttttcaaaaatgtacTTTTGGGAAAAGCAAATGACAGTGATGCATTCTGTTGTCAAAATATGATATGAGAAAGAACCGTCTTATTTGGATCAAAAATttagcaagaaaaaataaatgtactgaTTTTACTTTACCTCCTGCAGCTGGCCCACTCGCACATGTAATCGGGTACAAAATGTGTGGCAGGGGAAGAAGGCATGGCTTCcgtattgctgctgctgcttttcttcttcttggaCTTGGAGGGTGGCTTGTTCTTCACTCCGACAGCCTTCTCACACTTAGCTGGCAGATTCTTGTCTAAGccctttttgttatttttctttgttcgttTGGCACTCCCATTCTCAGATGTGGAACCACTGCCACAAGAGACAGCTGGCACTTCAGACAGCAAGGGAGCTGATGAGGAAGCCATAGCTGGTAGAGGATGGGAAAAGCTGCTAGTGGTGCTGCTGCCACCACTGAACTGGCCAGTAGTGGAATGTTTATCACTGCCAACTGAGTCGGCAATGGAGGAGGAGAAGCTGTCAGAGCTAAAGTCACTATCTTTGGAGCTATCTGGTGAAAAAAGCAGTCTTCCAACATCACAGGTTTTACTGCCATTGATCAGCATTCTGCTTCCTAGGACAGTTTCTGGAAGGTCTGTGGAGTCCATGCTGACTTCCTCCATGCTCATCTGCTTGACCAGCTCCCGGTCTCTGTGGGTGAGGGGAGAATCTATTCCATGTTCATCTTTCACCATCCCTGCATCCATGGTTCCATTCTGCTGACTACTGGCAATCAACCTGCCATGGAAATCCATCTGCAATTCCTTTGCATCAGCTTGCATGACAGCCTTCTCTCCAAGCCTAGGCACCCGCCACTCACTTGGAACAATGTCACCACACTCCTCTGTCAGACTTCCATTCTCTAGGTGACGCACAACACCATTCAGCTTAGCTGCCTTTCCAATTAAGTTGTTTACTTGCTCTTTGGACCATGCACATTCTTTCATGCTGCTTAAGCTGTCATTGCTTACTCCATTAGGCAAGTGCTCTTCATTCTGAACACCTGCTCTGGGAAAGTTCATGGGAGAAGGAGGAAGTTCACTGGACACTGAATCAGGGGATCCCAGAATACCATTGGGTTCCAAGGTGCTCAGAGAATTCATGCTCAGTTTGCTATCACCTAGTCCATTGCATTCCTTAACCTTGGAGACAGAAACAGTCCGGCTGCAGTTGTAAAGGCTGCTTTCCCTGCTTATTGGATCAACCCTGTGGATGGAGGGATCCCCAGCCTGTGTGGCACAGGACACAGTTGTGGTGGATACAGAGGCAGTTACACCAGACTGTGAGGCTGCTGGCAGTGGCAGCTGGGCAAGCAGGTGAGATTCCACAGTCTGAGAGGAAACTGTGTGAGGATGTATGCTGCCTGCCTTTGTGCTACCACCATAGGGGTTACCAGCTAAGATGGCCTGAGTGATGGACATGGGTGAGGATTGGATGAGAGGTACGGTGGCAGATGTAAATGATATAGATGGCAATGATGACTGTGATGGTGATGAGGTGAACGACAACCGATTTGTTGCCGTCTGATGTAATGAAAGAGAGTTTGCTGGAGATATAATAGCTGCTGGTGCCACTCTTGATGCCCCCTGTAAAGAAACAATTGCTGAAAATGAGAGTGGATTTTGAAAATTTGCCGCTGACAAGATAGGTGAATCTGTGCCCGTAGATGAGTCTCTACACGACTGTGCTGAACTTTTAGAGGCATCTAGCACAGAAGTCTCAGAAATATTGGACGGAGTAGTTAAGGCACAGTTAGAGGATAAGAAACCACTAGTGCCTTCTTGTATGTCTATGTTATCCATGCCCTGCGCAGCACACTCCAAGCCTGGCTGGGAGGATCCTTTAGAAATGTCTAATTCAATACCTCCCTGCAACTCAGGTCTTGAATTGTTTGAAATGATACTAGAGGAGGAAACTAAATCAACCTGTGATTGTGGGGCTAGTTTTGGCTTGATTGGGATCTGAGGTGAAGATGGACGTGAGCTGCCAGACATTTTGCTCTTTTGCAAAGGCTGCATGCCCACAGGATGAGGGGCTAAAGGCCTCTGACTAGAGGAACTGGATGTGGATGATAAAGGATTTGGGATGATGGTACGGTATGCACCTGGCTGGGCACTCGACTGGTGAGATTCCACGGAAGTCTGAACCACAGAGGTGGGCACCAAAGTGCTGGTGCTGAAAGTAGTGTGTCCTCCAGCCACCTGTGTTGCCGTGATTTGGGGCAAGCTGTAGATAGGCAACTGGATCTGAAAGGTCTGAACCACACTctgtggctgttgctgctgctgctgaaagtGCAACTGCTGTGACGTGTGAACCTGAAGTGGCTTCTGGGCCTGGAACTGCAGCTGCTGCACAGGCTGGTGCAAAATCTGTTGCAGGGTGGGCTGTGGCTGGATCACAAGCTGCTGCTGACCAgccagctgctgctgcaggatGAGGGGTTGCCGCAGCTGTGGAGACCTCAGTTGCAGGTGCTGCTGCGTCTGCAGCagcagttgttgttgctggGGCTGAATGACCAGCTGTTGTGGTTGCAGCTGCAGGGTCTGGGCCTGCTGTGCTTGGACTTTCTGATGCAGGTGAAGCTGCTGAGCACCCATTTGCTGAATCTGCAGCACCTGCTGCACCTGTACCTGAGGCTGCTGCACCTGTACCTGAGgcggcggctgctgctgctgcagctgtgaCGACTGCAGAAGGTTCTGACACTGAGGCTGCAACTGTGGCTGAAGCTGGGTGTGCAGACGATGCTGAAGCTGCAATTGAGAAGGTGGCTGTTGCTGAAGCTGCAGCTGAGTCTGAAGCTGAAGCTGTGAAGGTGGCTGAGGTTGAAGCTGCAGCTGAAGCTGAGGCTGTAGCTGTGGCTGGATCTGCTGCTGTCCCTGAAGATGCAGCTGTGGTTGTTGGGACTGGGATTGTTGCAAAGCTTCCTGAACCATCTGCACCATTTCTGTACCAAGCTGGAGGGTGGTCTCTGCATCAAAAGGAGGGGGACTTTCACTGGGTGTGACGTTGCCCCGCACCATATTCTGGCAAAGTTTCTTTGCCAACAGGCTCTTGATAAGATTAGTGTCATTGTTCTGGTCCACACATACCACAGGTGCTTTACCTGCATTTGCAGTGTCTCCCTGGAGGGCTTGGTGAATAAGAGGAAACTGCTGACCAGGACCAGGAGCAGGCACAGAGGCTGAATGGATACCCATGGTACCCGATGCAGAAGGCATGCAAATGGAAAAGGGGACCTGAGTGGATGCACACGTCACAgtaacagaagaagaagaagccaTAGTTGATGCTATGTTTGTGGTGGCAGCAAGTGAAGATGGCTGCACAA
The sequence above is a segment of the Pomacea canaliculata isolate SZHN2017 linkage group LG6, ASM307304v1, whole genome shotgun sequence genome. Coding sequences within it:
- the LOC112565707 gene encoding AT-rich interactive domain-containing protein 2-like isoform X2, which gives rise to MANVLNKDPFTYEEDRRSFLQDLHRFHASRGTPFDRIPKIGGKEVDLYRLYRRVIDQGGWQKFNNDQLWEDIVEEFQIPLACTNGTQALKYIYFRYLNAYEKVHFLGVDPDQSGDDNEEGPARKKVCLPVESVPLAYNYAQHRVPDSMRTIHRMDTDLARFSDYEKLEMALRSGLPNEVDFAINVCLLLSNEGRYVLKLSKSLHLLPLLMSNVGIFEEGPSSMEDVMLLSWKNNAKRDFLRFWYETVNDEEIRRLIKTKDGIYRQKDLLGYEVLSLGRNLGVLDVEGQRVQQLAVLIRNLSFEEINQLPLASSSVVIRFLMLCVHSTYGSLRQLALDTLGNVASQLILGPVVNTTSQMMIDLIKKSLNAEDKFAVVRSLEIVSKLCQLEKNESIMSEELGDEIYERMVQLLTVHDIQLIVHTLEALYQLSELGQATTDMIAQVKHAVDLLVNLITVEAQSYGPNSLVGIKVVEYVPLTDATGEETPSSMPAHSHVIQSVAPSQSHNSSMQHSPCPQSQQSIAEQAQADLEATTANWLQATFEYRKGACVTQADLYLDYQQFCRKFGVAEILSSCDFFSIVKNSFSQADVLNLEKEKVVKGLSKRAIPRPFAILSGTEKVSKPYSVNSPRGPLPVGTANWSQIALTSTPSASSAASPLTQTPTLRQRLMEPPRLSLQHQLLHTGTSSIPPTAKSTTGSSSNKMQTATPKQADGGGKTGAKKRLIAPMPPSGPGPGCVSPKPVSMNPPRPTLQPSLPGPRAVSVLQQHLVAPAPQIPTASVHPGCDQVFVQPSSLAATTNIASTMASSSSVTVTCASTQVPFSICMPSASGTMGIHSASVPAPGPGQQFPLIHQALQGDTANAGKAPVVCVDQNNDTNLIKSLLAKKLCQNMVRGNVTPSESPPPFDAETTLQLGTEMVQMVQEALQQSQSQQPQLHLQGQQQIQPQLQPQLQLQLQPQPPSQLQLQTQLQLQQQPPSQLQLQHRLHTQLQPQLQPQCQNLLQSSQLQQQQPPPQVQVQQPQVQVQQVLQIQQMGAQQLHLHQKVQAQQAQTLQLQPQQLVIQPQQQQLLLQTQQHLQLRSPQLRQPLILQQQLAGQQQLVIQPQPTLQQILHQPVQQLQFQAQKPLQVHTSQQLHFQQQQQQPQSVVQTFQIQLPIYSLPQITATQVAGGHTTFSTSTLVPTSVVQTSVESHQSSAQPGAYRTIIPNPLSSTSSSSSQRPLAPHPVGMQPLQKSKMSGSSRPSSPQIPIKPKLAPQSQVDLVSSSSIISNNSRPELQGGIELDISKGSSQPGLECAAQGMDNIDIQEGTSGFLSSNCALTTPSNISETSVLDASKSSAQSCRDSSTGTDSPILSAANFQNPLSFSAIVSLQGASRVAPAAIISPANSLSLHQTATNRLSFTSSPSQSSLPSISFTSATVPLIQSSPMSITQAILAGNPYGGSTKAGSIHPHTVSSQTVESHLLAQLPLPAASQSGVTASVSTTTVSCATQAGDPSIHRVDPISRESSLYNCSRTVSVSKVKECNGLGDSKLSMNSLSTLEPNGILGSPDSVSSELPPSPMNFPRAGVQNEEHLPNGVSNDSLSSMKECAWSKEQVNNLIGKAAKLNGVVRHLENGSLTEECGDIVPSEWRVPRLGEKAVMQADAKELQMDFHGRLIASSQQNGTMDAGMVKDEHGIDSPLTHRDRELVKQMSMEEVSMDSTDLPETVLGSRMLINGSKTCDVGRLLFSPDSSKDSDFSSDSFSSSIADSVGSDKHSTTGQFSGGSSTTSSFSHPLPAMASSSAPLLSEVPAVSCGSGSTSENGSAKRTKKNNKKGLDKNLPAKCEKAVGVKNKPPSKSKKKKSSSSNTEAMPSSPATHFVPDYMCEWASCRRCFDNARQVFIHVMKIHIPFAADGVCRWEGCEPLQRKKWSMVTHVQDHHCAEMALRAASQRRFQAVQAGVSPQSPANPAPAPALVYPPDAAIQAIKRFHIRPPFAEFSEPGEGPVTKHIRFTSALILRNLARYSSHGRRELKMRPLSPYWRHHLPCLT